A part of Nocardioides sp. WS12 genomic DNA contains:
- a CDS encoding WYL domain-containing protein: MPAPKSERLLNLLIMLLVQRRPIAKDRIRELLYPDSRPDAFEKMFERDKDELRSLGVPVEVASIDPLFEDEVGYRIPPEAFALPDIELTPEEAAVVGIASRVWQHATMAQATTDAVRKLSAAGIDVDLDALEIAQPLLTAEEPAFETCWIAVCERMAIEFDYKRPGADNALTRHVQPWGVVRYSGRWYVVGHDSDRGAERVFRLSRVQGPVRTVGPPGAYDVPPDTDVREIARRLAPPTGTEHAVLLVRHGAGHVFRRNADRIETGVAGPDHHSAWDRVEITRPAIGLADDVLAQGSDVVLLEPVAVRQRIIDRLELVAR, encoded by the coding sequence ATGCCTGCTCCGAAGAGCGAGCGCCTGCTCAACCTCCTGATCATGCTCCTGGTCCAGCGGCGTCCCATCGCCAAGGACCGGATCCGCGAGTTGCTGTACCCCGACTCGCGTCCGGACGCCTTTGAGAAGATGTTCGAGCGCGACAAGGATGAGTTGCGGAGTCTCGGCGTGCCCGTCGAGGTCGCCTCGATCGACCCGCTGTTCGAGGACGAGGTCGGCTACCGCATTCCGCCCGAGGCCTTCGCCCTGCCCGACATCGAGCTCACGCCCGAAGAGGCGGCCGTCGTGGGCATTGCCTCGCGGGTCTGGCAGCACGCCACGATGGCCCAGGCGACGACCGACGCCGTGCGCAAGCTCTCTGCTGCCGGCATCGACGTGGACCTCGACGCCCTCGAGATCGCCCAGCCGCTCCTGACCGCCGAGGAGCCTGCCTTCGAGACCTGCTGGATCGCGGTGTGCGAGCGGATGGCCATCGAGTTCGACTACAAGCGTCCCGGCGCCGACAACGCCCTCACCCGCCACGTCCAGCCGTGGGGAGTGGTCCGCTACTCCGGGCGCTGGTACGTCGTCGGCCACGACTCCGACCGCGGCGCGGAGCGCGTCTTCCGCCTCTCCCGCGTGCAGGGCCCCGTCCGGACCGTCGGCCCTCCGGGTGCGTACGACGTCCCGCCGGACACCGACGTACGCGAGATCGCCCGGCGGCTGGCTCCGCCAACGGGCACTGAGCACGCCGTGCTGCTCGTGCGCCACGGCGCCGGCCATGTCTTCCGACGCAACGCCGACCGGATCGAGACGGGCGTCGCCGGACCCGACCATCACTCTGCGTGGGACCGCGTCGAGATCACCCGCCCCGCGATCGGTCTGGCCGACGACGTGCTCGCCCAGGGATCCGATGTGGTGCTCCTCGAACCGGTGGCCGTGCGCCAGCGGATCATCGACCGACTCGAACTGGTCGCCCGATGA
- a CDS encoding diacylglycerol kinase, with amino-acid sequence MPRAVVLTNPTSGKGRGARMRDEALPRFHGAGWRTTALYGRDAEESLDLARAAVAEEPDVLVVCGGDGMVNLGLQAVAGTDVPIGILPGGTGNDIARSLDIPQRDGAAAAARIINGSPRPIDLARVGDRWYGGVLAAGFDSVANERANRMRWPKGQMRYNLATLAELRVFEPLHYVLDLDGEERQVEAMLVAVGNGPSYGGGLRITHGAVLDDGLLDVVLIKPMGRVELARTFPKLFNGTHVNHPQYERHLVRRVTVASAGIVGYADGERFGPLPLTVECVPGAVKVWA; translated from the coding sequence GTGCCTCGCGCGGTCGTCCTCACCAACCCCACGTCGGGGAAGGGACGCGGCGCGCGCATGCGTGACGAGGCGCTTCCGCGCTTCCACGGGGCCGGATGGCGTACGACGGCGCTCTACGGCCGTGACGCGGAGGAGTCCCTCGATCTGGCCCGCGCGGCAGTCGCCGAGGAACCCGACGTACTCGTCGTGTGCGGTGGCGACGGCATGGTGAACCTCGGTCTCCAGGCGGTCGCCGGTACCGACGTCCCGATCGGCATCCTCCCGGGCGGCACGGGCAACGACATCGCCCGCTCCCTCGACATCCCGCAACGCGACGGCGCCGCGGCCGCCGCGCGGATCATCAACGGCAGCCCCCGGCCGATCGACCTCGCCCGCGTCGGCGACCGCTGGTACGGCGGGGTTCTGGCTGCCGGGTTCGATTCGGTGGCCAACGAGCGGGCCAACCGGATGCGTTGGCCCAAGGGCCAGATGCGCTACAACCTGGCGACCCTGGCCGAATTGCGGGTCTTCGAGCCCCTCCACTACGTGCTCGACCTCGACGGCGAGGAGCGCCAGGTCGAAGCGATGCTGGTCGCCGTCGGGAACGGGCCGTCGTACGGCGGCGGACTGCGGATCACGCACGGCGCCGTGCTCGACGACGGCCTGCTCGACGTCGTCCTGATCAAGCCGATGGGCCGCGTCGAACTGGCCCGAACCTTCCCGAAACTCTTCAACGGGACGCACGTGAACCATCCCCAGTACGAGCGGCACCTGGTGCGCCGGGTGACGGTGGCGAGCGCCGGAATCGTCGGCTACGCGGACGGCGAGCGGTTCGGTCCGCTACCCCTGACCGTCGAGTGCGTACCCGGAGCCGTCAAGGTATGGGCATGA
- a CDS encoding DEAD/DEAH box helicase produces the protein MSSHPVFDAFAGTFPFPLDEFQVEGCKAVEDGDGVLVAAPTGAGKTVVGEFAVHLALETGRKCFYTTPIKALSNQKYNDLVARHGADQVGLLTGDTSINGEAPVVVMTTEVLRNMLYARSRTLVGLGFVVMDEVHYLADRARGAVWEEVIIHLPESVSVVSLSATVSNAEEFGEWLETVRGATRTIVAERRPVPLFQHVMAGRQLHDLFASSDVDAAAGFVREGAPVNEELVKLARDDFASSRLKGHRTPKSGGKGGRPGGPGSRPVGNGRRIWIPGRLDVLEQLQRKNLLPAIDFIFSRAGCDAAVQQCLDANVRLTTAAERDEAIAYVKSTLGTMPPDDLDVLGYDDFLDAASRGVASHHAGMLPAFKECVEELYLRGLVKIVFATETLALGINMPARTVVLEKLSKWNGETHADITPGEYTQLTGRAGRRGLDIEGHAVVLWQPGMNPRDLAGLASTRTYPLRSSFRPSYNMAVNLVHAFGRHRARELLEMSFAQFQADRAVVGLARQLRKAEDALAGYAESAHCHLGDYMEYAGLRQQISELEKQSSKVRRHDRRSEAAASLETLVPGDVIVVPVGKFAGPAVVVEPGLSEQGHRPLVITAERQGRRLAMIDFPVPVEPVAKIRLPKRVDTRNPQQRKDIAQAVRAAVRALPASVTRPRSERGPVDEGVAQQIAEIRQQIRAHPCHGCDDREDHARWAERHAKLGKDAQMLSERIERRTNTVARTFDRVCEVLTALGYLEEDAVTERGRALMRIYSDLDLVAAESLRLGLWDGLTPQQLGAVLSSLVYEARRPEEGPGNVPGGAISETIDAMTRLWSELEQLERTHRLDFLRKPDPGFAWTAFRWAGGQDLDEVITRNDQTAGDFVRQMKQLIDFAGQIANAAAGTPVRDTARDLVKLLRRGIVAGG, from the coding sequence ATGAGCAGTCATCCCGTCTTCGACGCGTTCGCGGGCACCTTCCCCTTCCCGCTCGACGAGTTCCAGGTCGAAGGCTGCAAGGCGGTCGAGGACGGCGACGGCGTCCTGGTGGCGGCGCCGACAGGTGCCGGCAAGACGGTCGTGGGGGAGTTCGCGGTCCACCTCGCACTCGAGACCGGCCGCAAGTGCTTTTACACGACTCCGATCAAGGCGCTGTCGAACCAGAAGTACAACGACCTCGTCGCCCGACACGGCGCCGACCAGGTCGGCCTGCTGACCGGCGACACCTCCATCAACGGCGAAGCGCCGGTGGTCGTGATGACCACCGAGGTGCTGCGCAACATGCTCTACGCGCGCTCGCGCACCCTCGTCGGACTCGGCTTCGTGGTCATGGACGAGGTGCACTACCTCGCCGACCGTGCTCGGGGCGCGGTCTGGGAAGAGGTCATCATCCACCTGCCCGAGTCGGTGTCGGTGGTGTCGCTCTCCGCCACGGTCTCCAACGCCGAGGAGTTCGGCGAATGGCTCGAGACGGTCCGCGGTGCGACGCGCACCATCGTGGCGGAACGGCGCCCGGTGCCGTTGTTCCAGCACGTGATGGCCGGGCGGCAACTCCACGACCTGTTCGCGTCCTCGGACGTTGACGCCGCCGCCGGCTTCGTGCGCGAAGGTGCGCCCGTCAACGAGGAACTGGTCAAGCTCGCCCGCGACGACTTTGCGTCATCTCGCCTCAAGGGTCACCGCACGCCGAAGTCCGGCGGCAAGGGTGGGCGTCCCGGTGGCCCGGGCAGCCGCCCCGTCGGCAACGGCCGCCGCATCTGGATTCCCGGTCGCCTCGACGTCCTCGAGCAACTGCAGCGCAAGAACCTGCTCCCCGCGATCGACTTCATCTTCAGCCGCGCGGGATGCGACGCCGCCGTCCAGCAGTGCCTGGACGCGAACGTCCGCCTCACGACCGCGGCGGAGCGCGACGAGGCGATCGCCTACGTCAAGAGCACCCTCGGCACGATGCCCCCCGACGACCTCGACGTGCTCGGGTACGACGACTTCCTCGATGCCGCGTCTCGAGGGGTGGCCTCCCACCACGCCGGGATGCTGCCGGCGTTCAAGGAGTGCGTCGAGGAGCTCTATCTGCGCGGGCTCGTGAAGATCGTGTTCGCGACCGAGACCCTGGCCCTCGGCATCAACATGCCGGCGCGGACCGTTGTCCTCGAGAAGCTGAGCAAGTGGAACGGCGAGACGCACGCCGACATCACGCCGGGGGAGTACACCCAGTTGACCGGCCGCGCCGGTCGCCGCGGCCTCGACATCGAGGGCCACGCCGTCGTGCTGTGGCAGCCCGGCATGAACCCGCGCGACCTGGCGGGTCTGGCGTCCACCCGGACCTATCCGCTGCGTTCATCCTTCCGGCCGTCGTACAACATGGCGGTCAACCTGGTGCACGCCTTCGGCCGGCACCGCGCGCGCGAGCTGCTCGAAATGTCCTTCGCCCAGTTCCAGGCCGACCGGGCCGTCGTCGGGCTCGCGCGGCAACTCCGCAAGGCCGAGGACGCCCTGGCGGGTTACGCGGAGTCGGCGCACTGCCACCTCGGTGACTACATGGAGTACGCCGGCCTGCGCCAGCAGATCTCCGAGCTGGAGAAGCAGTCCAGCAAGGTACGACGACACGACCGCCGCAGCGAGGCGGCTGCGTCGCTCGAGACCCTCGTCCCCGGTGACGTGATCGTGGTGCCGGTCGGGAAGTTCGCCGGCCCCGCGGTGGTCGTCGAACCCGGACTGTCGGAGCAGGGACACCGGCCGCTGGTGATCACCGCCGAACGCCAGGGCCGTCGGCTGGCGATGATCGACTTCCCGGTGCCCGTCGAGCCGGTCGCGAAGATCCGGCTCCCCAAGCGCGTCGACACCCGCAACCCGCAGCAGCGCAAGGACATCGCGCAGGCAGTCCGGGCTGCCGTGCGCGCGCTTCCTGCCTCCGTGACGCGCCCGCGGTCGGAGCGCGGACCGGTCGACGAGGGTGTCGCGCAGCAGATCGCCGAGATCCGCCAACAGATTCGTGCGCATCCCTGCCACGGCTGCGACGACCGCGAGGACCATGCCCGGTGGGCCGAGCGGCACGCGAAGCTCGGCAAGGACGCGCAGATGTTGTCGGAACGCATCGAGCGGCGCACGAACACGGTGGCGCGCACCTTTGACCGGGTGTGCGAGGTGCTCACGGCCCTCGGCTATCTCGAGGAGGACGCGGTCACGGAGCGCGGCCGCGCGCTGATGCGGATCTACTCCGATCTCGACCTCGTCGCCGCCGAATCCCTGCGGCTGGGCCTGTGGGACGGGCTGACGCCCCAGCAGCTCGGTGCGGTGCTCTCCTCACTCGTCTACGAGGCCCGCCGTCCCGAGGAGGGTCCGGGCAACGTGCCCGGCGGGGCGATTTCGGAGACCATCGACGCCATGACCCGGCTCTGGTCCGAGCTCGAGCAACTCGAACGCACCCATCGCCTGGACTTCCTGCGCAAGCCCGACCCGGGCTTCGCCTGGACCGCGTTCCGGTGGGCGGGCGGTCAGGACCTCGACGAGGTGATCACGCGCAACGATCAGACGGCGGGCGACTTCGTGCGCCAGATGAAGCAGCTGATCGACTTCGCCGGGCAGATCGCCAACGCGGCAGCCGGCACACCGGTGCGCGACACCGCACGCGACCTGGTGAAGCTGTTGCGCCGTGGCATCGTTGCGGGCGGCTGA
- the prcA gene encoding proteasome subunit alpha, whose amino-acid sequence MSTPFYVSPEQLMKDRADFARKGIARGRSLAAVQFADGVLLVTENPSKALHKVSELYDRLAFAAVGRYNEFENLRIAGVRLADMRGFAYDRRDVTGRGLANAYAQTLGTIFSSGGEKPYEVEIFVAEVGKTAADDQIYRLTYEGRVADEHGYAVMGGDADTVAAYLKEHYTDGASLDAALAVAVAALGHSNDERGEVQDRVIPVEDLEVAVLDRTRSQPRKFRRILPAKLAELLGDRGPAEAAPEAHVSETPTNGGPEEPPVAPPLA is encoded by the coding sequence ATGAGTACCCCGTTCTACGTCTCACCCGAGCAGTTGATGAAGGACCGTGCCGACTTCGCCCGCAAGGGCATCGCGCGCGGCCGCTCTCTCGCCGCCGTGCAGTTCGCCGACGGCGTCCTGCTGGTGACCGAGAACCCGTCCAAGGCCCTGCACAAGGTCTCGGAGTTGTACGACCGGCTCGCCTTCGCGGCGGTCGGCCGCTACAACGAGTTCGAGAACCTGCGCATCGCGGGCGTCCGGCTCGCCGACATGCGCGGCTTCGCCTACGACCGGCGTGACGTCACCGGGCGCGGCCTGGCCAACGCCTACGCCCAGACTCTCGGCACGATCTTCTCCTCGGGCGGCGAGAAGCCCTACGAGGTCGAGATCTTCGTGGCCGAGGTCGGCAAGACCGCGGCCGACGACCAGATCTATCGCCTGACCTATGAGGGTCGCGTCGCCGACGAGCACGGCTACGCGGTGATGGGTGGCGACGCCGACACCGTGGCGGCGTACCTCAAGGAGCACTACACCGACGGCGCGAGCCTGGATGCAGCGCTGGCGGTCGCCGTGGCCGCCCTGGGGCACTCGAACGACGAACGTGGCGAGGTGCAGGACCGGGTGATCCCGGTCGAGGACCTCGAGGTCGCCGTCCTCGACCGCACCCGGTCGCAGCCGCGCAAGTTCCGCCGCATCCTGCCGGCGAAGCTTGCCGAACTGCTCGGGGACCGCGGACCGGCCGAGGCCGCCCCCGAAGCCCACGTCTCCGAGACTCCGACGAACGGCGGCCCCGAAGAGCCACCGGTGGCGCCTCCGCTCGCGTAG
- the pafA gene encoding Pup--protein ligase, with translation MDRRIFGIENEYGVTCTFRGQRRLSPDEVARYLFRKVVSWGRSSNVFLRNGARLYLDVGSHPEYATPECDDIGELVTHDKAGERVLEGLLLDAEQRLHDEGIAGEIYLFKNNTDSAGNSYGCHENYLVGRAGEFSRLADILIPFLVTRQIIVGAGKVTQTPRGTSYSVSQRAEHIWEGVSSATTRSRPIINTRDEPHADAEKYRRLHVIVGDSNMSETTTMLKVASCDLVLRMIEEGVVMRDLTMENPIRAIREISHDVTGRRKIRLANGREASALDIQGEYLAKARDFVDRRGISTPIIERSLDLWERGLKAVESDDWGLVDREIDWVIKWKVIDRYRAKHGLPMSHPRVAQLDLAYHDIHRGRGLYYLLEKRGSVARVTTDLKIFEAKSVPPQNTRARLRGEFIRRAQERRRDFTVDWVHLKLNDQAQRTVLCKDPFRAYDERVQRLIDGM, from the coding sequence ATGGACCGCCGAATCTTCGGTATCGAGAACGAGTACGGCGTCACCTGCACGTTCCGGGGACAACGCCGACTGAGTCCGGACGAGGTCGCGCGCTACCTGTTCCGCAAGGTCGTGAGCTGGGGTCGCTCCAGCAACGTGTTCCTGCGCAACGGGGCGCGGCTGTACCTCGATGTGGGGAGCCACCCGGAGTACGCCACGCCCGAGTGCGACGACATCGGTGAGCTCGTCACGCACGACAAGGCGGGGGAGCGGGTCCTCGAGGGACTGCTGCTCGACGCCGAGCAGCGGTTGCACGACGAGGGCATCGCCGGCGAGATCTACCTCTTCAAGAACAACACCGACTCCGCGGGCAACTCCTACGGTTGTCACGAGAACTACCTCGTCGGCCGCGCCGGCGAGTTCAGCCGCCTCGCCGACATCCTGATCCCGTTCCTGGTGACCCGGCAGATCATCGTGGGCGCCGGGAAGGTCACACAGACGCCTCGCGGGACGTCGTACTCGGTCAGCCAGCGGGCCGAGCACATCTGGGAGGGCGTCTCCAGCGCGACCACCCGCAGCCGTCCGATCATCAACACTCGCGACGAGCCGCATGCCGACGCGGAGAAGTACCGCCGCCTCCACGTCATCGTCGGCGACTCCAACATGAGCGAGACGACCACCATGCTCAAGGTCGCCTCCTGCGACCTGGTGCTGCGGATGATCGAAGAGGGCGTCGTGATGCGCGACCTCACGATGGAGAACCCGATCCGTGCGATCCGCGAGATCTCGCACGACGTCACCGGACGACGCAAGATCCGCCTCGCCAATGGCCGCGAAGCCAGCGCACTCGACATCCAGGGCGAGTACCTCGCCAAGGCCCGCGACTTCGTGGACCGCCGGGGCATCAGCACGCCGATCATCGAACGTTCGCTGGACCTGTGGGAGCGCGGCCTGAAGGCCGTGGAGTCCGACGACTGGGGTCTGGTCGACCGCGAGATCGACTGGGTCATCAAGTGGAAGGTCATCGATCGCTACCGCGCCAAGCACGGTCTGCCGATGAGCCACCCGCGCGTTGCGCAACTGGACCTCGCCTACCACGACATCCACCGTGGCAGGGGCCTCTACTACCTGCTCGAGAAGCGCGGTTCGGTCGCTCGCGTCACCACGGACCTGAAGATCTTCGAAGCCAAGTCGGTGCCGCCGCAGAACACCCGCGCGCGGCTTCGTGGGGAGTTCATCCGTCGCGCCCAGGAGCGCCGTCGCGACTTCACCGTCGACTGGGTGCACCTCAAGTTGAATGACCAGGCGCAGCGCACGGTGCTGTGCAAGGACCCCTTCCGGGCGTACGACGAGCGGGTCCAGCGACTCATCGACGGGATGTAG
- a CDS encoding Sec-independent protein translocase subunit TatA — translation MNPLIGMPQGAEWLIILAIVILVFGAAKLPDLARGTGQALRIFKAETKGLRDDDEKKPAAPKAELNPADDVAEGEIVDERRENNA, via the coding sequence ATGAACCCCCTGATCGGAATGCCCCAGGGAGCCGAGTGGCTCATCATCCTGGCGATCGTGATCCTCGTGTTCGGTGCTGCCAAGCTTCCCGACCTCGCCCGCGGTACGGGCCAGGCGCTGCGCATCTTCAAGGCCGAGACCAAGGGCCTGCGCGACGACGACGAGAAGAAGCCGGCCGCGCCGAAGGCTGAACTGAACCCCGCCGACGATGTCGCCGAGGGCGAGATCGTCGACGAGCGCCGCGAGAACAACGCCTGA
- a CDS encoding WYL domain-containing protein produces the protein MTTTRATGAGARDQVARLLMLVPFLHHRDGVRLEEAAALLGTSSEQVLRDLKVLFMCGLPGGLPGDLIDVDLDAIETSEGSPVTEGVIRVENADYLARPLRLSATEASAVIVALRMLRDTSTGETRALVKQVLRKIEKAVTTAGANHVDVTPSPHDAAQVAQVEMTRVLNEAAVAGRQVRLAYFVPSRGEETERVVDPHGVVSHGVFAYLDAWCHRAEGDRLFRLDRIAKAEVLESAISTPRRAPRDLNDGLFRDANQPGSTVVTLHLGPEARWATEYYPMRDVRPQPDGSAIVDLVVVDRRWLTRLLMRLAPHATVTGPQEFTESFTAAAQETLSLYR, from the coding sequence ATGACGACGACCCGCGCGACGGGCGCCGGAGCCCGCGACCAGGTCGCCCGACTGCTGATGCTGGTGCCGTTCCTGCACCACCGCGACGGCGTACGCCTCGAGGAGGCGGCGGCGCTGCTCGGCACGTCCTCGGAGCAGGTGTTGCGCGACCTGAAGGTGCTCTTCATGTGTGGGTTGCCCGGCGGCCTGCCCGGTGACCTGATCGACGTGGACCTCGATGCCATCGAGACCTCGGAGGGCAGCCCCGTCACCGAGGGTGTGATCCGGGTCGAGAACGCCGACTACCTCGCCCGTCCGCTACGCCTGAGCGCCACCGAGGCGTCGGCCGTGATCGTGGCGCTGCGCATGTTGCGCGACACGTCGACGGGGGAGACCCGCGCCCTGGTCAAACAGGTCCTGCGCAAGATCGAGAAGGCAGTCACCACGGCCGGCGCCAACCACGTCGACGTGACCCCCTCGCCCCACGACGCCGCCCAGGTCGCCCAGGTGGAGATGACCCGGGTGCTCAACGAGGCTGCCGTCGCGGGACGACAGGTGCGACTGGCGTACTTCGTTCCCTCGCGAGGCGAGGAGACCGAGCGCGTCGTCGACCCGCACGGGGTCGTCAGCCACGGTGTCTTCGCCTACCTCGACGCGTGGTGCCACCGCGCCGAGGGTGACCGGCTGTTCCGGCTCGACCGGATCGCCAAGGCCGAAGTCCTGGAGAGCGCGATCAGCACCCCGCGCCGGGCGCCGCGCGACCTCAACGACGGACTGTTCCGGGACGCCAACCAGCCCGGCAGCACCGTGGTGACCCTCCACCTCGGCCCCGAGGCACGCTGGGCCACCGAGTACTACCCGATGCGCGACGTCCGACCGCAACCCGACGGGTCGGCCATCGTGGACCTCGTCGTGGTGGATCGACGATGGCTCACCAGGTTGCTCATGCGATTGGCTCCACATGCCACCGTGACAGGACCTCAGGAGTTCACCGAATCTTTCACTGCCGCCGCACAGGAGACCCTCAGCCTCTACCGCTGA
- the tatC gene encoding twin-arginine translocase subunit TatC: MSLFGVAKLLVGTPVHPVGADGRMALSDHLRELRARLLKAAFAIVVAFAIALFFYDPLLHLVLDPYLEAQKALPDGATEATTSGAAGGFLLYLKLCGLAALVGSSPVWLYQIWAFILPGLHRNEKKWTAIFAVIAGPLFFVGIVLGYVTLPKGLEILIGLNPDELTNLVEFNEYLTFFSRTLLGFGIAFEIPVFVVLLNFAGVIKGKTLGAHRPWIVVGSFIFAAVMTPSGDPFTMSFMAVPMVLLFFVSEIIARLNDRRRGKKAINAGLSPDEASPLP, encoded by the coding sequence TTGTCCCTGTTCGGAGTTGCAAAGCTGCTCGTCGGCACCCCGGTCCACCCGGTCGGTGCAGACGGGCGAATGGCCCTGTCGGACCATTTACGGGAGTTGCGCGCCCGCCTGCTGAAGGCAGCGTTCGCGATCGTCGTCGCCTTCGCCATCGCGCTGTTCTTCTACGATCCGCTGCTCCATCTCGTCCTCGACCCCTACCTCGAGGCGCAGAAGGCACTTCCGGACGGCGCCACCGAGGCCACGACCTCGGGCGCAGCCGGCGGTTTCCTGCTCTACCTCAAGCTCTGTGGACTGGCCGCGCTCGTCGGCTCCAGTCCTGTGTGGCTCTACCAGATCTGGGCATTCATCCTCCCGGGCCTGCACCGCAACGAGAAGAAGTGGACCGCGATCTTCGCGGTCATCGCCGGGCCCCTCTTCTTCGTGGGCATCGTGCTGGGCTATGTCACCCTGCCCAAGGGCCTCGAAATCCTGATCGGGTTGAACCCGGACGAACTGACCAACCTCGTCGAGTTCAACGAGTACCTCACCTTCTTCAGCCGCACCCTGCTCGGGTTCGGCATCGCGTTCGAGATCCCCGTGTTCGTCGTGCTGCTCAACTTCGCCGGCGTGATCAAGGGCAAGACTCTCGGCGCGCACCGTCCCTGGATCGTGGTTGGCTCCTTCATCTTCGCCGCCGTGATGACGCCCTCGGGTGACCCGTTCACGATGAGCTTCATGGCCGTCCCGATGGTCCTTCTGTTCTTTGTCTCAGAGATCATCGCGCGGCTCAACGACCGTCGCCGCGGCAAGAAGGCCATCAACGCGGGCCTGTCGCCCGACGAAGCCAGCCCGCTGCCCTAA
- a CDS encoding FKBP-type peptidyl-prolyl cis-trans isomerase, translated as MLDRLRPVIARPTALLLTALLPASLALTACGGDGDDLKGLDAVAVSGAVGSTPKLDWKGTLDADKVDTKVLTEGDGPAIAKDDVVRVDFTLANGYTHKITYDTYDDYTVGTLLKIGAKKEPASVSDVLVAGLADHIKAGQKIGSRIAVTINSKDVIGDYLGNAQAATAFASLDIGNEDGLLYVADLTAIAGPEGAEQPAPAWAPAIVEKDGLPSSLDFKNAPAPSGKLEVATLIKGTGPVVKSGQKVLASYLGQIPKGKAPFDQSYTDGRGLEATLGGDLASVVEGWSKGLVGLPVGSRVLLQIPPSLGYGKEAQGEEIPANSTLYFIVDLLDVADPEPVPEPSETASPSGSPSATPSGSATGTASTEPTDGASE; from the coding sequence GTGCTCGACCGCCTGCGCCCTGTGATTGCGCGTCCCACCGCCCTGCTGCTGACCGCCCTGCTTCCGGCGAGCCTCGCGCTGACCGCCTGCGGAGGCGACGGCGACGACCTCAAGGGCCTCGACGCGGTCGCTGTCAGCGGCGCCGTCGGCTCCACGCCGAAGCTCGACTGGAAGGGCACTCTCGACGCCGACAAGGTCGACACCAAGGTCCTCACCGAGGGTGACGGCCCGGCGATCGCCAAGGACGACGTGGTGCGGGTCGACTTCACCCTCGCCAACGGCTACACGCACAAGATCACCTATGACACGTACGACGACTACACCGTCGGCACGCTGCTGAAGATCGGCGCCAAGAAGGAGCCGGCCAGCGTGTCCGACGTCCTCGTCGCGGGCCTTGCCGACCACATCAAGGCGGGCCAGAAGATCGGCAGCCGGATCGCGGTGACGATCAACAGCAAGGACGTCATCGGCGACTACCTCGGCAACGCACAGGCCGCGACGGCCTTCGCCAGCCTCGACATCGGCAACGAGGACGGCCTGCTCTACGTCGCCGACCTCACCGCCATCGCCGGCCCCGAGGGCGCCGAGCAGCCGGCCCCGGCCTGGGCTCCGGCCATCGTCGAGAAGGACGGACTTCCCTCCAGCCTCGACTTCAAGAACGCGCCCGCACCGTCGGGCAAGCTCGAGGTCGCCACCCTCATCAAGGGCACCGGCCCGGTCGTGAAGAGCGGCCAGAAGGTCCTCGCGAGCTACCTCGGCCAGATCCCGAAGGGCAAGGCGCCCTTCGACCAGAGCTACACCGACGGCCGCGGCCTCGAGGCGACGCTTGGCGGCGACCTCGCCTCCGTCGTCGAGGGCTGGTCCAAGGGTCTGGTCGGCCTGCCGGTCGGCAGCCGGGTCCTGCTGCAGATCCCGCCGAGCCTGGGCTACGGCAAGGAAGCACAGGGCGAGGAGATCCCCGCGAACTCCACGCTCTACTTCATCGTCGACCTCCTCGATGTCGCCGACCCGGAGCCCGTGCCCGAGCCGAGCGAAACGGCGTCGCCGAGCGGATCGCCGAGCGCCACCCCGAGCGGTTCCGCAACTGGCACCGCCTCCACCGAGCCGACCGACGGGGCGTCGGAGTAG